From the genome of Terriglobia bacterium, one region includes:
- a CDS encoding YkgJ family cysteine cluster protein, with translation MIETDLKANAVVENSPRLGLDDHFCFRCDKDLKCFTRCCHDVSILLTPYDVLRMKRALKMDSSDFLEKYTLVLESKEKGTPVVFLKMDENSQNCPFVGERGCAVYSQRPWSCRMYPLGMAEPKDSAQVSQRFFFVVREEICEGHAAERELSVRDWMAEQQVDAAEALDESFRRLMGHGGWENREALTPDKLAMFYMAAYDVDRFRRFIFQTKFLDFFEVDETRIEAIRTDDEELLEFAFDWIAFSILHAKRMKLKKIATQRVETQPAESAAAIK, from the coding sequence ATGATCGAAACTGACCTCAAGGCGAATGCGGTAGTAGAAAACTCTCCACGGCTCGGGCTAGACGACCACTTCTGCTTCCGTTGCGACAAAGACCTGAAGTGTTTTACCCGATGCTGTCATGACGTCTCCATCCTGCTGACTCCCTATGACGTGTTGCGGATGAAGCGCGCTTTGAAGATGGATTCCTCCGATTTCCTCGAAAAGTACACGCTGGTGCTGGAATCGAAGGAAAAAGGCACGCCGGTAGTTTTCCTCAAGATGGACGAGAATTCTCAGAATTGTCCGTTTGTCGGTGAGCGGGGATGCGCCGTCTATTCACAGCGCCCGTGGTCGTGCCGCATGTATCCGCTGGGGATGGCGGAACCGAAAGATAGTGCCCAGGTTTCGCAACGATTCTTTTTCGTCGTTCGCGAGGAGATTTGCGAAGGACACGCAGCCGAGCGGGAACTCTCGGTGCGCGACTGGATGGCAGAGCAGCAAGTGGACGCTGCGGAAGCCCTGGACGAGTCATTCCGGCGACTGATGGGACACGGCGGATGGGAGAACCGCGAGGCGCTGACGCCGGACAAACTGGCCATGTTCTACATGGCCGCATATGACGTCGATCGCTTCCGCCGCTTCATCTTCCAAACCAAGTTCCTTGACTTCTTTGAAGTGGATGAGACCCGTATAGAAGCAATTCGCACCGACGACGAAGAGTTGCTGGAGTTCGCCTTCGACTGGATCGCTTTTTCCATCCTCCACGCAAAACGGATGAAGCTCAAGAAGATCGCGACACAGCGGGTGGAGACACAGCCCGCAGAAAGCGCCGCAGCCATTAAGTGA
- the aprA gene encoding adenylyl-sulfate reductase subunit alpha has protein sequence MAKFETVVVETDLLILGGGMAACGAAVEAAYWAKQHGLKVTLVDKAAVDRSGAVAMGLSAINQYVGLRDGANTVKDYVDYVRNDLMGVTREDLVADIARHVDSTVHLFEKWGLPIWKDENGKYVHEGRWQLMINGESYKVVVAEAAKNALLQGGVGEIYERVFIVGPLMDGERCAGAIGFSVRENKVFVFKAKATLTAMGGAVHVFKPRSSGEGFGRAWYPPWNSGSSAYFTLKAGAEMTCQEVRFIPVRFKDAYGPVGAWFLLFKSRATNAMGGEYMVERRPELEKWGPYGRVKPIPANLRNYLGMLDVMEGKGPIFMRTEEAMQKIADQYKDDPKAYKKKMKELESEAWEDFLDMTISQAILWAATNVQPEQKASEIAAAEPYFIGSHSGASGAWVSGPEDLQTSETRNAYFWGYSNMSTVKGLFCAGDASGASSHKFSSGSHAEGRIAAKSAVKFIVENNTKPKVDQAALDALIAEILKPLETFEGNEKLTTDDEVNPNYIRPRMFMFRLQKIMDEYAGGVTSQFTTNKKQLERALELLAFLKEDSLKLGAKNLHELMRCWENVHRMWQAEAHVRTMLFREETRWPGYYFRADTPKLDEKNWHVFANCRCDPKTGNWELFKRPIFHVFPQAQAKAAD, from the coding sequence GTGGCTAAATTCGAAACCGTTGTTGTCGAAACCGATCTGCTCATCCTCGGCGGAGGCATGGCGGCGTGCGGCGCTGCCGTCGAAGCCGCCTACTGGGCGAAGCAGCATGGGTTGAAAGTCACACTGGTGGACAAGGCCGCGGTAGATCGTTCTGGCGCGGTAGCCATGGGCCTTTCCGCCATAAACCAGTACGTCGGGCTGCGCGACGGAGCCAACACCGTGAAGGACTATGTTGACTACGTTCGCAATGACCTGATGGGAGTAACGCGCGAGGATCTCGTGGCTGATATCGCGCGCCACGTAGATTCGACGGTCCACCTCTTCGAGAAGTGGGGCCTGCCGATCTGGAAGGACGAGAACGGCAAGTACGTTCATGAGGGCCGGTGGCAGCTCATGATCAACGGCGAGTCCTACAAGGTGGTAGTCGCAGAAGCGGCGAAGAACGCCCTGCTGCAGGGCGGCGTTGGCGAGATCTACGAGCGTGTCTTCATCGTAGGTCCGCTGATGGATGGCGAGCGTTGCGCCGGCGCCATCGGTTTTTCAGTCCGCGAAAACAAGGTTTTCGTCTTCAAGGCGAAGGCCACATTGACCGCGATGGGTGGCGCCGTTCACGTATTCAAGCCACGGAGCTCGGGCGAAGGCTTCGGTCGAGCCTGGTATCCACCGTGGAACTCCGGCTCTTCGGCGTACTTCACGCTGAAGGCAGGCGCGGAGATGACCTGCCAGGAAGTTCGCTTCATCCCAGTGCGCTTCAAGGACGCTTACGGTCCGGTCGGAGCCTGGTTCCTGCTGTTCAAGTCGCGCGCCACGAACGCCATGGGCGGCGAATACATGGTGGAACGCAGACCCGAACTGGAGAAGTGGGGACCGTACGGGCGGGTGAAGCCCATTCCCGCCAACCTGCGCAACTACCTGGGCATGCTCGATGTCATGGAAGGCAAAGGCCCGATCTTTATGCGGACCGAAGAGGCCATGCAGAAGATCGCCGATCAGTACAAGGACGACCCCAAAGCCTACAAGAAGAAGATGAAGGAACTGGAGTCGGAAGCCTGGGAAGACTTCCTCGACATGACGATCTCGCAGGCAATCCTTTGGGCTGCGACTAACGTCCAGCCGGAACAGAAGGCTTCGGAGATCGCCGCTGCCGAGCCGTATTTCATCGGATCGCACTCGGGAGCTTCGGGAGCGTGGGTCAGTGGCCCGGAAGATCTTCAGACCTCTGAGACACGGAACGCGTACTTCTGGGGTTATTCGAACATGTCGACGGTGAAAGGGCTGTTCTGCGCCGGCGACGCATCCGGGGCATCGAGCCACAAGTTCTCGTCCGGCTCGCACGCTGAAGGACGCATCGCTGCCAAATCGGCCGTGAAATTCATCGTCGAAAACAATACCAAGCCCAAAGTCGATCAGGCAGCGCTGGACGCGTTGATTGCGGAGATTCTCAAGCCTCTTGAGACATTCGAAGGCAACGAGAAGCTGACCACCGACGACGAGGTGAACCCGAACTACATCCGGCCACGCATGTTCATGTTCCGTTTGCAGAAGATCATGGACGAATACGCGGGCGGAGTAACCTCACAGTTCACCACCAACAAGAAACAACTGGAACGGGCGCTGGAATTGCTGGCCTTCCTGAAGGAAGACTCGTTGAAACTTGGCGCCAAGAACCTTCACGAACTGATGCGGTGCTGGGAGAACGTGCACCGTATGTGGCAGGCGGAAGCCCATGTCCGCACCATGCTGTTCCGTGAAGAGACGCGTTGGCCCGGGTATTACTTCCGGGCGGATACGCCGAAGCTGGACGAGAAGAACTGGCATGTCTTCGCGAACTGCCGGTGCGATCCAAAAACCGGGAACTGGGAGCTGTTCAAACGGCCCATTTTCCACGTCTTCCCGCAAGCCCAGGCAAAAGCTGCGGACTAG
- the aprB gene encoding adenylyl-sulfate reductase subunit beta: protein MPSYVNPDKCDGCKALDKTACQYICPNDLMVLDKEKMKAYNRDVSMCWECYNCVKICPTQAVEVRGYQDFVPLGASATPLRSTDSIMWTVKFRNGDVKRFKFPIRTTPEGSAVPSGGYKDKGDLNGPALSTEPESLGLPEVFTLNGGARG, encoded by the coding sequence TTGCCTAGCTACGTTAATCCCGACAAATGCGACGGGTGCAAGGCATTGGACAAGACTGCTTGCCAATACATTTGCCCCAACGACCTGATGGTCCTGGATAAAGAAAAGATGAAGGCCTACAACCGGGACGTTTCGATGTGCTGGGAATGCTACAACTGCGTAAAGATTTGCCCCACCCAGGCCGTCGAAGTGCGCGGTTACCAGGACTTTGTGCCACTGGGAGCTTCCGCCACTCCGCTGCGGTCCACCGACTCCATTATGTGGACGGTGAAGTTCCGCAACGGCGACGTGAAGCGGTTTAAGTTCCCGATTCGGACAACGCCGGAAGGCTCGGCCGTACCCAGCGGTGGATACAAGGACAAAGGCGACCTGAATGGTCCTGCATTGTCCACCGAACCAGAATCACTGGGACTGCCCGAAGTCTTCACGTTGAATGGAGGCGCCCGTGGCTAA
- a CDS encoding bifunctional precorrin-2 dehydrogenase/sirohydrochlorin ferrochelatase, whose translation MRNGKTGKIQDQTSLFPIFLKLRGKTCVIVGGGAIGESKAMGLLHSGARVLVVAPRVRPVIKKLAAAGSVTWRKGSFQPTDLRGALLVVAATDSVAKNREISRHCQRMGVLCNAVDDPEHCDFFYSAVVRRGALQIAISTDGRSPALAKRLRAELEQQFGPEYGAWLEEVGEQRRKILSQRLSAARRAKLLESIVDREAFAEFMGRNPRPGRR comes from the coding sequence GTGCGCAACGGGAAGACAGGGAAGATCCAGGATCAGACTTCTCTATTTCCGATTTTTCTTAAGCTGAGAGGAAAAACATGTGTGATCGTCGGCGGAGGAGCGATCGGCGAAAGCAAGGCCATGGGTCTGCTTCATTCTGGCGCCCGCGTTTTGGTGGTTGCACCTCGTGTTCGCCCCGTGATTAAAAAACTAGCGGCCGCGGGAAGTGTCACATGGAGAAAGGGTTCCTTTCAGCCGACAGATTTGCGCGGGGCTCTCCTCGTGGTGGCAGCTACCGATTCAGTAGCGAAGAATCGCGAGATTTCACGCCACTGCCAACGGATGGGCGTGCTTTGTAATGCGGTCGATGATCCTGAGCACTGCGATTTCTTCTACTCGGCCGTGGTCAGGCGCGGAGCACTGCAGATCGCGATATCGACGGATGGCCGCAGTCCGGCCCTGGCAAAACGGCTGCGAGCAGAATTGGAACAGCAGTTTGGCCCGGAGTACGGCGCCTGGCTGGAGGAAGTTGGCGAGCAGCGCCGAAAGATTCTCTCGCAAAGACTGTCGGCTGCGCGCCGCGCAAAACTGCTGGAAAGCATCGTTGATCGCGAAGCGTTCGCGGAATTCATGGGACGGAACCCCCGACCTGGGCGACGGTGA
- the dsrA gene encoding dissimilatory-type sulfite reductase subunit alpha, with product MADAGNGKPKTKLLDELEKGPWPSFVTEIKSASQSSESAQDLLGQLELSYEEKKGHWKHGGMVGVLGYGGGVIGRYSDVPEKFPKVAHFHTIRVNQPAGWFYTSDALRKICDIWERHGSGLTNMHGSTGDIILLGTTTDQLEPTFQELAQNGFDLGGSGSAVRTPSCCVGMARCEWSCFDTMKLCYDVTQNYQDELHRPAFAYKFKFKFSGCPNDCVASIARADLSIIGTWKDDIQVDDAEVANYAAAGLDIQKDVCDLCPSKTMGWDGKKLSINNRECVHCMHCINAMPKALRPGKERGAVILLGSKAPIIQGALLSSVLIPFVPAEELFDTIKELVRRIWDFWDEYGKNRERIGELIQRVGMPAFLDGIGLDPVPEMVSAPRDNPYIFFQTEKGDEK from the coding sequence ATGGCCGACGCCGGCAATGGTAAGCCGAAGACGAAACTCCTGGACGAATTAGAAAAAGGTCCCTGGCCCAGTTTCGTCACGGAAATCAAATCAGCTTCTCAATCCAGCGAAAGCGCCCAGGATCTCCTCGGGCAGCTTGAACTTTCCTACGAGGAAAAGAAGGGTCACTGGAAACACGGCGGTATGGTCGGCGTCCTCGGATATGGCGGCGGCGTTATCGGCCGTTACAGCGATGTCCCCGAAAAATTTCCAAAGGTCGCGCACTTCCATACCATTCGTGTGAACCAGCCCGCTGGTTGGTTTTACACCAGCGATGCCCTGCGTAAGATCTGCGATATCTGGGAGCGCCATGGATCGGGGCTCACCAATATGCACGGATCCACCGGCGACATCATTCTGCTGGGGACCACAACCGATCAGCTCGAGCCGACTTTTCAGGAGCTGGCCCAAAACGGTTTCGATCTCGGCGGATCCGGGTCTGCGGTGCGCACTCCCAGTTGCTGCGTGGGCATGGCGCGATGCGAATGGTCGTGTTTCGACACGATGAAGCTTTGCTATGACGTAACGCAGAACTATCAGGACGAACTCCATCGCCCGGCGTTCGCGTACAAGTTCAAGTTCAAATTCTCCGGCTGTCCCAACGATTGTGTGGCATCGATCGCCCGCGCCGATCTTTCGATCATCGGCACATGGAAGGACGATATCCAGGTGGATGACGCGGAGGTGGCGAACTATGCCGCCGCCGGTCTCGACATCCAGAAGGATGTCTGCGATCTCTGCCCCAGCAAGACCATGGGTTGGGACGGCAAGAAGCTCTCGATCAACAACCGCGAGTGCGTCCACTGCATGCACTGTATTAATGCGATGCCGAAAGCGCTACGGCCCGGTAAGGAGCGCGGAGCGGTCATCCTGCTCGGCTCAAAAGCACCCATCATCCAGGGTGCTCTCCTTTCCTCGGTGCTGATTCCGTTCGTGCCCGCAGAAGAACTCTTCGACACGATTAAAGAACTCGTTCGCCGCATTTGGGACTTCTGGGACGAATACGGCAAGAACCGCGAGCGCATCGGCGAGTTGATTCAGCGGGTCGGCATGCCGGCGTTCCTTGATGGCATTGGCCTTGACCCGGTGCCAGAGATGGTCTCGGCGCCTCGTGACAACCCATACATATTCTTCCAGACAGAGAAAGGGGACGAGAAATGA
- the dsrB gene encoding dissimilatory-type sulfite reductase subunit beta → MSTAPKQPRITDIGPPHYEKFLPPIIKKNYGTWKYHEILSPGVLVHVGESGDRLYSVRVGTPRLISVQTLRKFAELADKYSGGHLRFTSRNNVEFLLEKKENIEPLRKEIEAMGYLIGGTGNSISNIVHTQGWVHCHSSATDASGIVKCVMDALHEHFTHQKLPAKLRIALACCLNMCGAVHCSDISILGIHRMPPKVQHDLLPKVCEVPTLIASCPTGAIRPATYEGKPSVEVVKEQCMFCGNCYTVCPAMPLSDPDNDGLSIWVGGKVSNARSAPKFSKLAVPFLPNNPPRWPEVVEAVVKIVDVYAENARPYERVGEWIERIGWPRFFQLTGFPFTRHHIDDFKHAGLTFARSAHVKY, encoded by the coding sequence ATGAGCACTGCACCGAAACAGCCCCGCATCACCGATATTGGGCCGCCGCACTACGAGAAGTTTCTGCCCCCGATCATCAAGAAGAACTACGGTACTTGGAAGTATCACGAGATTCTCTCTCCCGGCGTGCTGGTACACGTCGGCGAAAGCGGTGACCGCCTCTATTCCGTGCGCGTCGGCACTCCAAGGCTTATCTCGGTTCAAACGCTCCGGAAGTTTGCCGAGTTGGCCGACAAGTACTCCGGTGGACACCTGCGCTTCACGAGCCGAAACAATGTCGAATTCCTGCTCGAGAAGAAGGAGAACATCGAACCTCTTCGCAAAGAGATCGAGGCGATGGGATACCTGATCGGCGGGACCGGCAACTCCATCAGCAACATTGTTCACACACAGGGTTGGGTACACTGCCACTCGTCAGCGACCGATGCATCGGGCATAGTGAAGTGCGTCATGGACGCGCTGCACGAGCACTTCACGCACCAGAAACTGCCTGCGAAGTTGCGCATCGCCCTGGCCTGCTGCCTCAACATGTGCGGCGCAGTGCACTGCTCCGACATCTCGATCCTTGGCATCCATCGTATGCCGCCCAAAGTGCAGCACGATTTGTTGCCCAAGGTTTGCGAGGTGCCAACCCTGATCGCCTCCTGCCCGACGGGCGCCATTCGCCCTGCTACCTATGAGGGAAAACCGTCGGTCGAAGTCGTGAAAGAGCAGTGCATGTTCTGCGGCAACTGCTACACCGTTTGCCCCGCCATGCCGCTCAGCGATCCCGACAATGATGGCCTTTCAATCTGGGTGGGCGGCAAGGTCAGCAACGCCCGGTCGGCTCCGAAATTCTCGAAGCTCGCCGTTCCGTTCCTTCCGAATAATCCTCCGCGTTGGCCGGAAGTCGTCGAGGCGGTGGTCAAGATTGTCGATGTGTACGCGGAGAACGCGCGCCCGTACGAACGAGTGGGAGAGTGGATCGAGCGCATCGGCTGGCCGCGCTTCTTCCAACTCACCGGGTTCCCGTTCACTCGTCATCACATTGACGATTTCAAACATGCAGGGCTGACGTTTGCACGTTCCGCGCATGTGAAGTACTGA
- a CDS encoding NAD(P)-binding protein has protein sequence MALFKEVKKPVIKGAAAGSGDISPLRPQYIAKTPPCSSHCPNGTEIRELLITIAQAAAYGRTNEQAFEVAWTRLVERNPFPGVCGRVCPHPCEDGCNRKNKDGAASINAVERFLGDFAISKGLKLSRLRSEQHAEKIAVIGSGPAGLSCAYQLARRGYHVTVFEAFSKPGGMLRYGIPRYRLPREVLDAEIGRILEVGVELKCNTVVGKDIALEQLRNEYKVVFVGIGAQKGMKLKVPGEDAINVFTGTDFLNIVNSGGTPEVGKKVIVIGGGDTAIDAARVSRRLGAEEVTILYRRTRTEMPAVHSEIEGALEEGVKIEFLAAPVEILTHNGIVSGMRCIRMELGAPDSSGRPRPVPVAGSEYELEATTIIPAISQEPDFQGLDSLHTGKDWLKADPNGAMQVPGVFAGGDDVELGLVTIAIAQGRFAAEAIEAYISGKALDKPQQPPVITSDKVKLEFYPPLPRHDRQHVAVAERLPDTEIELGLTEAEVLEEAKRCMSCGMCMDCETCWMYCTNNCFVKLPKGEHYKVKMELCNGCKKCADACPCGYIEMH, from the coding sequence ATGGCTCTGTTCAAAGAAGTCAAGAAGCCGGTAATCAAGGGGGCGGCTGCGGGCAGTGGTGATATCAGCCCGCTGCGCCCCCAATACATAGCCAAAACGCCGCCATGCTCGTCTCACTGTCCCAATGGCACCGAGATCCGCGAGTTGCTGATCACCATCGCGCAGGCGGCAGCATACGGTCGTACAAACGAGCAGGCGTTCGAAGTCGCATGGACGCGCCTGGTGGAACGCAATCCGTTCCCCGGCGTGTGCGGGCGTGTGTGTCCTCATCCCTGTGAGGATGGATGCAATCGCAAGAACAAGGACGGCGCAGCTTCCATCAATGCGGTGGAACGCTTCCTCGGCGACTTCGCAATCTCTAAGGGCCTGAAACTCTCCAGGCTCCGGTCCGAGCAGCACGCCGAAAAAATCGCGGTGATCGGTTCCGGTCCCGCTGGCTTGTCCTGCGCCTATCAACTTGCTCGTCGCGGTTATCACGTCACGGTTTTCGAGGCTTTCTCAAAACCCGGCGGAATGTTGCGCTACGGCATCCCACGGTACCGCCTGCCGCGCGAGGTTCTCGATGCCGAAATCGGGAGAATCCTCGAAGTCGGTGTCGAACTGAAGTGCAACACCGTCGTTGGCAAGGATATTGCTCTCGAGCAATTGCGCAACGAGTACAAGGTGGTATTCGTCGGCATCGGCGCGCAGAAGGGCATGAAGCTCAAGGTGCCCGGGGAGGACGCAATCAACGTCTTCACTGGAACCGACTTTCTCAACATCGTGAACAGCGGCGGTACGCCCGAGGTAGGCAAGAAGGTCATCGTCATTGGCGGCGGCGACACCGCGATTGACGCAGCCCGCGTCTCACGCCGTCTGGGTGCGGAGGAAGTCACGATCCTCTATCGGCGCACACGGACCGAAATGCCTGCCGTTCATTCCGAGATAGAAGGTGCTTTGGAAGAAGGAGTCAAGATCGAGTTCCTCGCTGCGCCAGTTGAGATCCTCACCCACAATGGCATCGTCAGCGGCATGCGCTGCATTCGAATGGAGCTTGGCGCGCCCGACTCCTCAGGCCGTCCACGCCCGGTGCCCGTTGCGGGCAGCGAGTACGAACTTGAGGCCACTACGATCATCCCGGCAATCAGCCAGGAGCCTGACTTCCAGGGCTTGGACTCTCTCCACACAGGCAAGGACTGGCTCAAGGCGGACCCAAACGGTGCCATGCAAGTGCCCGGTGTTTTTGCCGGTGGTGACGACGTCGAATTAGGCTTGGTGACGATAGCTATCGCCCAGGGCCGATTCGCCGCAGAGGCAATCGAAGCCTACATCAGCGGCAAAGCTCTCGATAAGCCCCAGCAGCCGCCCGTGATCACCTCTGACAAGGTCAAGCTCGAGTTCTATCCGCCGCTGCCACGCCATGACCGACAGCACGTTGCGGTTGCCGAGCGCTTACCGGATACGGAAATCGAACTTGGTCTCACCGAGGCCGAAGTCCTTGAAGAAGCCAAGCGCTGCATGTCCTGCGGGATGTGCATGGATTGTGAAACCTGCTGGATGTACTGCACCAACAACTGTTTCGTGAAACTGCCGAAAGGCGAGCACTACAAGGTGAAGATGGAGCTCTGCAACGGTTGCAAGAAGTGCGCCGATGCATGCCCCTGCGGTTATATCGAAATGCACTAA
- a CDS encoding TusE/DsrC/DsvC family sulfur relay protein, translated as MPTFEVEGRKYEVDEDGFMQEPERWSDEVAKDFAHSEGIEALTEEHWKMIHYIRDYYVQFGIAPMVRKLCKETGFPLNKVYQLFPSGPAKGACKLAGLPKPTGCV; from the coding sequence ATGCCTACATTCGAAGTGGAAGGAAGAAAGTACGAAGTCGATGAAGACGGCTTTATGCAGGAGCCCGAACGCTGGAGCGACGAAGTAGCGAAGGACTTTGCCCACAGCGAGGGGATCGAGGCGCTCACGGAAGAGCACTGGAAGATGATCCACTACATCCGCGATTACTACGTTCAGTTCGGAATCGCGCCGATGGTGCGCAAGCTCTGCAAAGAGACCGGGTTCCCTCTGAACAAGGTATATCAGTTGTTCCCGTCGGGGCCAGCCAAGGGTGCTTGCAAGCTTGCCGGGCTGCCAAAACCGACCGGTTGCGTGTAG
- a CDS encoding RsbRD N-terminal domain-containing protein, with protein sequence MQADAIVEPWFARTVELYPELTARFLTAEEDPFRNPVGHALRQSLATLANELVGEMDKEKIAAALDDIVRIRAVQDFSPSEAVGFIFLAKPIIRRLTTSDYDFFDRRIDELVLLAFNAYMRCREQLADVRIHEAQRALGRYWHPEQG encoded by the coding sequence ATGCAGGCGGACGCTATCGTCGAACCATGGTTCGCGAGGACGGTGGAATTGTATCCCGAGTTGACGGCGCGTTTCCTCACCGCCGAAGAGGATCCCTTCCGCAATCCCGTGGGCCACGCCTTGCGGCAAAGCCTTGCCACTCTCGCCAACGAACTCGTTGGCGAGATGGACAAGGAGAAGATCGCAGCCGCTCTCGACGATATCGTGCGCATCCGCGCCGTTCAGGATTTTTCCCCGAGCGAGGCCGTGGGTTTCATTTTTCTTGCGAAGCCGATCATTCGTCGGCTCACAACCTCCGATTACGACTTTTTCGATAGACGGATTGATGAGCTCGTATTGCTGGCCTTCAACGCCTACATGCGGTGCCGGGAGCAACTCGCTGACGTTCGCATCCACGAAGCACAACGTGCGCTCGGCCGATACTGGCACCCGGAACAAGGTTGA
- the dsrM gene encoding sulfate reduction electron transfer complex DsrMKJOP subunit DsrM — MAALYSFLAVAVVIAVAALAGRSSEGRFLLYTVIPYTAAAIFLGGFCYRVIAWAMSSVPFRIPTTAGQQKSLAWIRNAKLDNPFTGFAAVGRMAVEVLLFRSLFRNNRSRLEDGRLIFGENKYLWLAALSFHWSLLVILLRHLRLLIEPVPAFVLWLEKLDGFFQVGTPAIYMSDIVVIVALAYLLLRRFRDPLVRYVSLFTDYFALFLLLGIAITGFTMRNITRVDVVSVKQFALGIVSFHPAVPQNLGAMFLVHLALVATLAAYFPFSKLMHMGGIFLSPTRNLANNNRAQRHINPWNYPVKTHTYAEWEEEFHDKLEAAGIPLEKEHVGTSHAD; from the coding sequence ATGGCTGCCCTTTACTCATTCCTTGCTGTTGCGGTCGTGATAGCGGTCGCCGCCCTGGCGGGACGATCGAGCGAAGGCCGTTTCCTCCTCTACACGGTGATTCCGTACACGGCCGCCGCAATCTTCCTTGGCGGCTTCTGCTACCGTGTAATCGCCTGGGCAATGTCGTCCGTTCCCTTCCGAATCCCTACAACTGCCGGTCAACAGAAGTCTTTGGCGTGGATTCGAAACGCTAAGCTCGACAATCCGTTCACGGGTTTTGCGGCAGTCGGACGGATGGCGGTCGAAGTACTGCTCTTCCGTTCGTTGTTCCGCAACAATCGGTCGCGCCTCGAAGACGGACGTCTGATTTTTGGCGAGAACAAGTATCTCTGGCTGGCAGCACTGTCGTTTCACTGGTCGCTGCTGGTCATCCTGCTTCGGCATTTGCGCCTATTGATCGAGCCGGTTCCTGCTTTCGTCCTCTGGCTGGAGAAACTCGACGGCTTCTTCCAGGTGGGGACCCCAGCGATATACATGTCCGACATCGTTGTGATCGTCGCACTGGCTTACCTCCTGCTACGCCGTTTCCGGGATCCGCTGGTTCGCTACGTGTCGCTCTTCACCGACTACTTCGCGCTGTTTCTGCTTCTTGGTATCGCCATCACCGGATTCACGATGCGAAACATCACCCGGGTTGATGTGGTCTCGGTGAAACAGTTCGCACTCGGAATCGTCTCGTTCCATCCGGCGGTGCCGCAAAACCTCGGCGCAATGTTTCTGGTTCATCTCGCGCTCGTCGCAACACTGGCGGCGTACTTCCCCTTTAGCAAGCTCATGCACATGGGCGGAATCTTCCTCAGCCCAACGCGCAACCTTGCCAACAACAACCGTGCCCAGCGGCACATTAACCCGTGGAACTATCCCGTGAAGACGCATACCTACGCCGAATGGGAAGAGGAATTCCACGACAAGCTGGAAGCAGCGGGTATCCCGCTCGAGAAGGAACATGTCGGAACCTCTCACGCAGATTGA